One Leptolyngbyaceae cyanobacterium genomic window carries:
- a CDS encoding LysR substrate-binding domain-containing protein: protein MKHTTLHQLKVFEAAARHGSFTRAAEELFLTQPTVSMQVKQLSKAVGLPLFEQVGKRLYLTQAGQELLATCRDIFDRLAKFEMSIADLKGVKAGQLKLAVITTAKYVVPRLLGPFCQRYPGIDVSLQVTNHEIILERFWQNLDDLYILSQSPDNSDVVMHPFLDNPLVVLAPRNHPLAGEKNISLEKLEGEPFIMREPGSGTRQAVQKLFDKHGITVKVKLELGSNEAIKQAIAGGLGISVLSSHTLALEGQNSQITILDVEGFPIERYWYVVYPSGKQLSVVARTFFDYLLNEGRQVLEQTTTLHLGK, encoded by the coding sequence TTGAAGCACACTACTCTTCATCAGTTAAAAGTATTTGAAGCTGCTGCTCGTCATGGTAGCTTTACTCGCGCCGCCGAGGAGCTTTTTTTAACCCAACCCACAGTTTCCATGCAAGTTAAGCAATTATCCAAGGCGGTTGGGTTACCTCTATTCGAGCAAGTAGGCAAACGCTTATATCTTACACAAGCAGGTCAAGAACTACTAGCTACTTGTCGAGATATTTTCGACAGGCTGGCTAAGTTTGAAATGAGTATAGCAGACCTGAAAGGAGTAAAGGCCGGACAGTTAAAGCTAGCAGTGATTACTACCGCTAAATATGTGGTCCCCCGTTTGTTAGGCCCATTTTGCCAGCGCTATCCGGGAATTGATGTATCCTTGCAAGTAACCAACCACGAAATTATTTTAGAAAGATTTTGGCAAAATTTGGACGACCTTTATATTCTGAGTCAATCACCAGATAATTCAGATGTGGTGATGCACCCGTTTTTGGATAATCCTTTAGTAGTGTTAGCCCCCAGAAATCATCCCCTAGCTGGAGAAAAAAATATTTCCTTAGAAAAGCTGGAAGGCGAACCTTTTATCATGCGGGAACCCGGTTCGGGTACTCGCCAAGCCGTACAAAAATTATTCGATAAGCATGGCATTACCGTAAAAGTAAAGCTGGAGTTGGGTAGTAACGAGGCGATCAAGCAAGCGATCGCAGGTGGCTTGGGAATTTCCGTTTTATCTAGTCACACTTTAGCTTTGGAAGGACAAAATAGCCAGATTACTATTTTAGATGTAGAAGGTTTTCCGATCGAAAGATATTGGTATGTAGTTTATCCTTCTGGGAAACAACTGTCTGTAGTTGCTCGTACCTTTTTTGATTATCTTCTCAATGAAGGAAGACAGGTTTTAGAACAAACAACTACTCTTCATCTAGGTAAATAA
- a CDS encoding BMC domain-containing protein, translating to MQLQPSRGQRDFTDTALGLVSTSSFPAIVGCADMMLKSAGVALVGYEKIGSGHCTAIVRGNISDVRLAVEAGAQTAKQFGQLLSTLVIPRPLPNLEAVLPIGTRLAQLAESGGHSRLSNLAIGLLETRGFPAMVGACDAMLKAAEVYLSSYETIGAGLCTAIVRGAVADVAVAVEAGMYEAERIGELNAVMVIPRPLDDLEQTLPVASCWVEKPQPLQLPVTIKEVEKEIVKLPDLAKLPVPIEQE from the coding sequence ATGCAATTACAACCGTCTAGGGGACAAAGAGATTTTACAGACACTGCTTTAGGTTTGGTATCTACTTCCAGTTTTCCCGCGATCGTGGGATGTGCTGATATGATGCTCAAGTCGGCTGGGGTGGCTTTAGTTGGGTATGAGAAAATTGGTAGCGGCCATTGTACGGCGATCGTGCGAGGTAATATTTCAGATGTTCGTTTAGCTGTGGAAGCTGGCGCTCAAACTGCCAAACAGTTTGGCCAATTACTGTCCACTTTAGTGATTCCCAGACCCTTACCTAACTTGGAAGCCGTACTTCCCATCGGCACTCGCTTGGCTCAGTTAGCTGAAAGTGGGGGCCACAGCCGCTTGAGCAATTTAGCGATCGGTCTTTTGGAAACGCGAGGATTTCCTGCAATGGTAGGAGCTTGCGACGCTATGCTCAAGGCAGCAGAAGTGTATCTGTCGTCTTACGAAACGATCGGGGCCGGTCTGTGTACCGCGATCGTTCGAGGTGCTGTGGCAGACGTAGCTGTCGCTGTAGAAGCGGGAATGTACGAAGCCGAACGGATTGGGGAATTAAATGCCGTAATGGTGATTCCCAGACCGTTAGATGACTTAGAGCAAACTCTGCCAGTCGCTAGCTGTTGGGTTGAAAAGCCTCAGCCTCTACAATTGCCTGTCACTATTAAAGAAGTGGAAAAAGAAATTGTTAAATTGCCCGATTTGGCGAAGTTACCAGTCCCGATCGAGCAAGAGTGA